ATTGTTTCTTGTTCTTAGTCATTGTGAATATTTATTCTGTGAGTTCGCAGATGTCTTTTCAGACTTGATGCTAACTTCAAGTGAGTTCCACACAAATGACATTGAACTCCCTCCCCTGTATGAACCTTCATATGCGCAGTCAGGCTTCCCTTCAGACTGAAGCATTTGCCACATTCGTTGCAGCGATGTGGTTTCTCCTCTGTGTGAGTCATCATATGCTTTGTAAGGGTTCCCTTGTCACTGAAGCATTTGCCACATTCTTTGCACCGGAATGGTTTCTCCCCTGTATGAGTCCTCATATGCAATACCAGGCTTGCCTTTATGCTGAAGGATTTGTCACACTCTTTGCACGGATAGGATTTCTCCCCAGTGTGATTTTGCTGATGGAGTTTCAGACTTCCTTTTGTTGTCAAGGATTTTCCACACAAATCACATTTAAAAGACGGCCCTGTATGAGTACCCATATGATTTTTCAGGTTATTCTTGTGATTGAAACATTTGCCACATACGGTACAGCAATGTTGTCCCTCCTCCGTGTGAGTCTTCATGTGGCGGATCAGGTAGCAGTTCAAGATGAAACCTTGTCCACATATGTCACACATGTATGGTCTCTCTTCACTGTGCCTATTTTTCCCATGCATTTGTAGACCACGTCTTGTCACAAAGCACTTTCCGCAAACGTCACATTTCAGATTAGGCAACTCACTGGTTTCTTTCCTTGGCCGTCCTCTTGGTCTCTCTTCAAGATGGCGATTTTGTCGATGCCTTTTCAGACTACGTGCTGTCGCCAAGCATTTTCCGCACACATCACATTTGAGGTCAGGCAACTCACTGTTTTCTTTCTTCGGCTGTCCTTTTGGTCTCTCTTCACCGTGCAAATTTTGTTGATGCCTTCTCAGACCACCTGCTGTCGCAAAGCATTTTCCGCACAAGTCACATTTCAGATCAGGCAACTCCCTGGCTTCTTTCCTTGGccgtcctcttcctctctttgatTTAAGAGGCTTTAACCGTGACAGTCGTATTCTATTTTCCACTTCATCCTCTTTTACATTATCACTTTCATCGTTGTCACTTTCTGGATTTACTTCAGATGGGGGCTGATATTCACTGGTTGAGTCGGACTCTCTGTAGCGCTCACCATCAAATTCTGTTTGGTTCTCTACAGTTGTAGTGTTGATAGAGTTCCATATAGACTCTTCGGCATCAGACTCGACTGGCCCCAAACTGGCGCTCCATTCCTGCTCATAGTGCTGTCGCTCAGGGTTAACAACCTCTTCAGTGAGAGTGAGCTGCTGGAGGtctggagggaaagagaaaggaagACATTTAATGAAAACTTAAACGCTTAAAAGAGACTACTACCTATACAATGGGGCTTCAAAATTGGATCATCCAATTAATTAAAAACACGTAATTTAAGATATATCTAAAATTATATTCGGATTTGTGAATTAATCTACTTATAGCTGATGCATGTTACTGGAAGTTCGAGAAGCAAGACATCTCAAAAAGTTGAAAAATTCTCATGTGAACTACAACTCCCACAAGTTTTGTTCGTATGCTGGATTACACGTCACACTTGAGTCGCTTGAGCTGAACACTCACAGGTAAGGACCACCTCTGGTAAAAACATCTATAAGAACATACTATACAGATCGTTTCTGTGTTTTATATTATGCATTTATCGGATGTAATATTTGTCAATCTTTAGGGTGTTTTTGATTTTACCCACGCTACTGTGACATAAAAGGTGACTGAAATAGGGAACAACTTTGGAAAGAGGTGACTGAAATAGGGAACAACTTTGCAAAGAGGTGACTGAAATAGgaaacaacttttttttttaaagaagaaattattattatttattacaaaaaacacaaggaaggggtaacattaaagtattagaacatgaaggacaaacaatacagaatcaagacactatcaaacatgtatcagtctttccgcaacagagccatccttatgtgtgagggtacgtgtgcatgatagtgatataaaatatgtcatagtttcctttttcatgatcacaatcttgtgaaacccgaaccctccaagatccccccccacacttccccaatagctgtccctcacccattcgagacccctcccacagtcccccccccggaaaaataaaataaaaaatacaattaattccattccccacccccaagaaccccccaacgcaccaacaaccaagagaatgaactaaagagaaaaaaggaaaagacagaagaaaacagcaaacaatgcacatttttattttattttaaataaaggacatcaaggacaactgaaatcataacagcaatgcatactttatatgtttgtgtgcatgtctggcactattacatgtatgtgtgtgttcttgtatgtgtttatttgaatgagtgtgtgtatatgcatgtgtacaaacacctgcacgtcatcagcctcagcctcaggcaaaccggcattagttgtaaaaacactgccacttagtgtcattcaaatgtacttttattatgttttattttgacttttttttcctcctttatcttttgaccatcattctctctctcacacagcaactTCACTCCCACTTGTCTACAATTCCCCATACCAaacctcagcttccctcagcccatcccatctatctctgctggccacccactttgtgtttctacgcaacacatacagtggggcaaaaaagtatttagtcagccaccaattgtgcaagttctcccacttaaaaagatgagagaggccatctcatctttttaagcgggagaacttgcacaattggtggctgactaaatacttttttgccccactgtatctttcaactatgatgtttaacgtacaattccaatctatctaatcgaatagaatctacagattgtgtgttgaagataaatacttttactaagagtattagtatattagtaattgactgacccggtctctccaaatctcctaacagtactatttctagggtcaattttagatcaatgctatgcattttcagccattcctgaacctgagaccagaaacaggctacctgagggcaataccaaaataaatggtctattgaatCTGTATCCTcaaaacaaaatctgcagagcttcgatgattttatgccccaaatattcaacattttgttggcggcaagaattctatataataattttagctgaaaagcacgaagtcttgaatcttgcgttgttttatatatcaactcatacaccctgtaccatggaatcggtacatcaaaaatctcttcccaactattttgcaatctgtatggcacagttgtcaacatcctggtccttaaatgaaactggtatacttccctatttatgttatttttattcctccgccagttttgatcctttatattggacagacagaccatttccctacctcctcccgctgccacccacctcctccatttttggggcaatgctgtaatcaattggttgtactcttggattgagcagaccttcccgtacaattcagatttttattttttatttatcctttattttaccaggtaagttgactgagagcacgttctcatttgcagcaatgacctggggaatagttataggggacgaatgagccaattgtaaactggggattattaggtgaccgtgatggtttgagggccagattgggaatttagccaggacactggggataacacccctactcttacgataagtgccatgagatctttaatgacctcagagagtcaggacacccgtttaacgtcccatccgaaagacggcacccgacacagggcagtgtccccaatcactgccctggggcattgggatatttttttttttagaccagaggaaagagtgcctcctactggccctccaacaccacctccagcagcatctggtctcccatccagggactgaccaggaccaaccctgcttagcttcagaagcaagccagcagtggtatgcagggtggtatgctgctgactccatgaaggacataactctaccattacaatttagaatatcatttaagaacaaaatacccctttcaaacatctttcccataaatacaggtattttatcaaccagcacatttcagttcagccataatatttgttgtaatatttgttctatcttttcagggggatgaaatttaaattgtagccagctctgcaatgcttgtttgaaaaagacagatcatttgaaaaaagtatcattttcaattaatcaAAAATTAATCTGCGcaaaggcaaaaaggcaatttttaaacaatggatgagcttttcttatgaatctacttgagaaccatttagggttcaaataaaacttttgaatgagttaagcttttagagagagctttagtgcttttatatttaataatctcaacccacccagttcattatatagataggctcattttattttgtctggtttagcgtcccagataaagcaaaatattttttgctcatttgattttgaaaaacaaatcatcaggagtaggcagcaccataagtaagtgagtaaactgagatatgactaaggagttaatcagggcaatatttccataaatagacaggtatgtacctctccatggttgcaggatcttgtctatttttacaagttttctattgaaattcattgtggagagcttatttatatcttttgtgatatgaataccgagtatgtctacttcaccatcagcccattttataggtaagcTGCAAGGTAATGTAAAAGTAGTATTTTTTaaggatccaatacgtaatattgtacacatatcataattaggttttagtccagagagtacagaaaagttatctagatctttaatgagacattgcagggatctagcttgcggacttaacataaaacttgagtcatcgacATACATGGACagctttgtttttaagccttggatttctaatcctctaatgttgttattggatctgattttaatagctagcctTTCGATGGTCAAAACGAATAGATATtgtgacagcggacacccttgtttaactcctcttgacaattcaaaactctctgagaagccgttatttactattttacacctggggttgctgtacattatttttacccattttataagagaattacCGAAATTTGGTGCCTGTAAGTTAaataaattggtataaatgttttcgaagaaatgtggatcatcctgatttggaccatatagattaatgagccaaatctctttttcatccactttcatattcaaaagAATCCACCTTCTTTGTGAATCATTCCTGATTATTTGCACATTCACATCGAgatttttgttaattaatatcatcacaccctttgagttcttttgtccatgacagaaaattatttcaccaccccattcctttttcaatgcaacttcatctaaggatgtagagtgagtttcctgtaaacagtatatgttatattccttttatTTTAGCCATGTAAAGACTGATCTTCTTGTTCTATAATCTGCCAAACCGTTACAATTATAActagctatacttatttcaccccttaccataactagatactattctcagtctaaatggaccataattagtgcttgtaaagttactgccatGAGGGGTATTATGAAGGTCAAAActagagctttcaaatgtctgatatttagaattcaagaaataggttctagcaatattttttttattcccttgcctgtgagccaatgccacagatgttagaaGATTGAGACAAGTTATGTGTCTAACAAATCTGAGTGggttgatgtgtatgatattggatATGATATAATGAGAGTGTGTATGAtgtctgtataagagtaagactataatgtgtgatgtccaaataaataatatCTCTGCCAATTTGCATGtttgagtgtctatgtgtgtaacatgtagtgcgtatagccttaatattcataattgtaatccatatcttatcaccatcatagttgcatcataattaccttcaacataattgaaaaacacatcccagcatttccatagcaattgacgtttcacatgatcatgaaagagatcttgcattactctagagacggcttcactacagtacaaatgtattccgtacaatatgttattattccccaatgcccctattctgatatcttccccttgcttgttgtaaacatatataaacTTGTAGAGAAATACATAAAAAGatagacaaacaataaacacattaAATGATAAAACAGTTCgacaatagagagggagagaagagaaagagagtgagatcagatgtgcgtgtgtatgtataagtccgtatgtgtaagcgagcatgtagttgagtacgtgtgttcATATCCACTTCATAATGGTCAGATATTTTAAACAGTTCACATAACCTTCTTTATTTTCGTAACCTGAAGTCcctgtagaatttagtacagccacggtgttatggagctgtctcggaatagctgtccatctataaagagTTTGTCCACATTGATAAAGGCACGCCTACCATCCTTCCTTTGTTGTCTTTGTACTGGATACAGTCTCTTACGACGTTCGTTTATCTCCTTTGGAAATTGGTAATTGAGGCCCGAATTTGGTCCCTTTAAGCTCCCTTTCTctgcttttgatcagctccttttgtttgTTGGTAGTGTTCAAATTTTGCGATGACCGGTTAGGGACCCTTGGTCTTGTTGCTCCGAGCTCCAAGTCTGTGCACTCGGTGGAAAGCcaccttgtttacagtctctaTAGGAAGTTTCAATGTGGATTTTATGAATTCTCTGATCGCGCCCTCTGGATTATTGGATGCGTCCTCAGGAATCCcagaaaaaaaatgattttcacGCATGCTACGACTTTGTATGTCTAGTAGCGTCTCCTTCATCACCCTGTTTTCCCTGAGTAGACAATCCATGTTGGAATCGTGTATTTTTACCTTGGCTGTGAATAGGAAACAACTTTGCAGTGATATAAAAGCTACAGTGAATCCAAATTAATGTTATTCCCAAAAAGTAATCACGTAAAAAATGTTTTCAACCTGATAATCCTTAAATAGCAACAGTattaactagaggtcgaccgattaatcggaatggccgattaattagggccgatttcaagttttcataacaatcggaaatatgtatttttggccaccaaatttttttttttacacctttatttatcctttatttaactaggcaagtcagtaaagaacacaatcttattttcaatgacggcctaggaacggtgggttaactgccttgttcaggggcagaatgacagatttttaccttgtcagctcggggattcaatcttgtggTTAacgagtccaacgctctaaccacctgctttacattgcactccacgaggagcctgcctgttacgcaaatgcagtaagaagccaaggtaaacTGCTAGCTACATTAAacatatcttataaaaaaacaatcaatcagtcaatcataatcactagttaactacacatggttgatgatattactagtttatctagcgtgtcctgcgttgcatataatcgatgcggtgcgcattcgcgaaacaggactgtcgttgctccaacgtgtacctaaacataaacatcaatgtctttcttaaaatcaatacacaagtatatattttttaaacctgcatatttagttaatattgactgctaacatgaatttcttttaactaggaaaattgtgtcacttctcttgcaagagtcagggtatatgcagcagtttgggccgcctggctcgttgcgaactgtgtgaagactatttattcctaacaaagacagccaacttcgccaaacgggggatgatttaacaaaagcgcatttgcgaaaaagcacaattgttgcacgactgtacctaaccataaacatcaatgcctttcttaaaatcaatacacaagtatatatttttaaacctgcatatttagctaaaataaatccagattagcaggcaatattaaccaggtgaaattgtgtcacttctcttgcattcattgcacgcagtcagggtatatgcaacagtttgggccgcctggctcattgcgatctaatttgccagaattttacgtaattatgacataacattcaaggttgtgcaatgtaacaggaatatttagacttatggatgccacccgttagataaaatacggaacggttccgtatttcactgaaagaataaatgttttgttttcgagatgatagtttccggattcgaccatattaatgacctaaggctcgtatttctgtgtgttattatattataattaagtctatgatttgatagagcagtctgactgagcggtggtaggcagcagcaggctcgtaagcattcattcaaacagcactttcgtgcgttatgccagcagctcttcgcaatgcttcaagcattgcgctgtttatgacttcaagcatatcaactcccgagattaggctggtgtaaccaatgtgaaatggctagctagttagcggggtgcgccaTAATAGCgtttcactcgctctgagacttggagtagttgttccccttgctctgcatgggtaccgctgcttcaagggtggctgttgtcgatgtgttcctggttcgagcccaggtaggagcgaggagagtgacggaagctatactgttacactggcaatactaaagtgcctattagaacatccaatagtcaaaggtatatgaaatacaaatcgtatagagagaaatagtcctataattcctacaataactacaacctaaaacttcttatctGGAAATATTGAAGACccgtgttaaaaggaaccaccagctttcatatgttctcatgttctgagcaaggaacttaaacgttagctttcttacatggcacatattgcacttttactttcttctccaacactttgtttttgcattatttaaaccaaattgaacatgtttcattgatgattttattgatgtattatattaagttaaaataagtgttcattcagtattgttgtaattgtcaatattacaaaaaaaaataaaaaaataggcagattaatcggtatcggccccTTTCGGTCCCCCAATAaccggtatcggtatcggcgttgaaaaatcataatcggtcgacctctaatcgcaatactggtatcgtccctgCCCTAATAACCATAAGAAGGTAATCACATTGGCAATTCATAAATACACACACTTCAATAACTGTGTTTGCATAAAGCATATGCGGGATTCAACCACATTACAAAACCCAGTAACATAGGATAAGTAGCGATCCTGAATGCAGCAGGAGTATAACAGAGAGCAACAAAcaaggctacaaagaaaactaaatgggactgtagcgactgtgttgacttcaaaatcgggggtgtgaactaggtttcaattcaagcgttgatcgacatggtaatggctctatagcattggagaaaagttgaaaaaacagaccctccgttacatcgtgacgtgtcatgtcgtaacgtacagcacgcataaagcaactatttctgtcttacaatctctctccaccaggtgtagcacttctctcatcgtttaaaaacaagaaatggacagtgacgggggtaaggaggggatacctagtcattttttgtgtcatcattgcatgcgatcatcattctcaaagccgctgtttacttctaagatcactttagcaccgccctaaaaacccgattcaaattcgacacaaaccttcaaataggtatgtaatgacacattatataaactctttatagtgttttatttaaattttagaggtgataaggttataagttggacagatcgagtgaaaaaaagcaattttcccacacaacctctctccttctcactcacgcattagtttcgcttccccacccgccatttttaaaaagacccgacggggctcattgcctgcttgaattatgcagaaacgggcagcgttaggtcatgtaattgattttgttagaaaggggagaaattgtgctttacaatggtattgacattacagttgatctggaagtattacgtttttggggcgctaaaataagggcaattgtatggaccaaggcgatgtacgagtttacgttaagtaccttactgtaatagag
Above is a genomic segment from Salvelinus fontinalis isolate EN_2023a chromosome 25, ASM2944872v1, whole genome shotgun sequence containing:
- the LOC129822729 gene encoding zinc finger protein OZF-like, with product MSKLQQINVFLNEKLTAVPLEISVVVKKTIAEYQEEIYRLKRANARLRRLLDLVFKPEIKLHRLADLQQLTLTEEVVNPERQHYEQEWSASLGPVESDAEESIWNSINTTTVENQTEFDGERYRESDSTSEYQPPSEVNPESDNDESDNVKEDEVENRIRLSRLKPLKSKRGRGRPRKEARELPDLKCDLCGKCFATAGGLRRHQQNLHGEERPKGQPKKENSELPDLKCDVCGKCLATARSLKRHRQNRHLEERPRGRPRKETSELPNLKCDVCGKCFVTRRGLQMHGKNRHSEERPYMCDICGQGFILNCYLIRHMKTHTEEGQHCCTVCGKCFNHKNNLKNHMGTHTGPSFKCDLCGKSLTTKGSLKLHQQNHTGEKSYPCKECDKSFSIKASLVLHMRTHTGEKPFRCKECGKCFSDKGTLTKHMMTHTEEKPHRCNECGKCFSLKGSLTAHMKVHTGEGVQCHLCGTHLKLASSLKRHLRTHRINIHND